Proteins encoded by one window of Paenibacillus sp. DCT19:
- a CDS encoding 3D domain-containing protein: MGTFQTEETHESRSSSKSFALRWKHENMRQMALIAIFSIALTIMILLVVYGQAGKQISLVIDGKAQAVETRTGMLQELLEEQSITVSPHDQVSMPLNGAIADGDRIVIERAIPVNITADGDTKTLYTTDASVEEVIQKSGIEIASDDKVYPALGTSIKEDMKIRVVRVTKRTVDVEQPIAFKVIKTADPSLYKGDNRVIVSGKEGTLVQHIEKVFQDGELVSKKMVGKSVSTNRVDKVIAVGTKAKPVPVVKEPEIQTVSASTSKTKTATKTASSNSDKSSASGSKVITVSGTSFKYSKVLKNVSMTAYSSEEPGIGTKTASGTRVTEGRTIAVDPKVIPIGWWVYIEGLGFRRAEDTGGAIKGNKIDVYYDSVKHAINFGRKKGKTVYVIGPVKPEAN, translated from the coding sequence CAAACAGAAGAGACCCATGAGTCACGATCATCCAGTAAGTCTTTCGCGTTACGGTGGAAGCATGAGAACATGCGTCAAATGGCATTGATCGCGATATTCTCAATTGCGCTTACAATCATGATCTTGTTAGTCGTTTATGGTCAGGCCGGGAAACAAATTTCGCTGGTTATCGATGGCAAAGCTCAGGCGGTAGAGACTCGTACAGGAATGCTTCAAGAATTGTTAGAGGAGCAGTCAATCACAGTCAGCCCTCACGATCAGGTATCCATGCCCTTGAATGGGGCGATTGCAGATGGAGACCGCATCGTTATTGAGCGGGCCATTCCAGTAAATATTACGGCAGACGGAGACACCAAGACTCTGTATACAACCGATGCATCGGTAGAAGAGGTAATTCAAAAGTCGGGTATTGAAATTGCAAGCGATGATAAAGTTTACCCTGCACTTGGAACTTCAATCAAAGAGGATATGAAAATCCGTGTAGTGCGTGTAACAAAGCGTACAGTTGATGTGGAGCAGCCCATCGCATTCAAAGTCATCAAAACGGCTGACCCTAGCTTGTACAAAGGTGACAACCGCGTCATCGTAAGTGGTAAAGAAGGTACACTCGTACAACATATTGAGAAAGTGTTCCAAGATGGAGAATTAGTCTCCAAGAAAATGGTAGGCAAGTCGGTATCGACCAATCGCGTAGATAAGGTCATCGCTGTCGGAACCAAAGCTAAACCTGTACCTGTCGTGAAGGAGCCTGAAATCCAGACGGTATCAGCTAGCACTTCGAAGACAAAAACAGCAACAAAAACAGCATCATCGAACTCGGATAAATCTTCTGCCTCGGGCAGCAAAGTTATTACCGTTTCAGGTACTTCTTTTAAATATTCTAAAGTCCTCAAAAATGTGTCTATGACGGCATATTCTTCTGAAGAGCCTGGCATTGGCACCAAAACAGCCTCCGGTACTCGGGTAACAGAAGGTCGCACTATTGCGGTCGATCCGAAAGTCATTCCCATCGGATGGTGGGTATACATTGAAGGTCTCGGCTTCCGTCGTGCCGAAGATACGGGCGGAGCTATTAAAGGTAATAAGATTGACGTATATTATGACAGTGTGAAGCATGCCATTAACTTCGGACGTAAAAAAGGTAAAACGGTCTATGTGATCGGTCCGGTGAAGCCGGAAGCAAACTAA